One genomic segment of Halalkalicoccus tibetensis includes these proteins:
- a CDS encoding Mrp/NBP35 family ATP-binding protein, with protein sequence MDEDAVLDRLRGVEDPDLGDDIVSLGLVNDVTVEPDRVSLSLALGAPYSPTETAIASEVREALSDLDRELELSANVDSGLSADEQVLPNVENVIAVASGKGGVGKSTMAVNIAAGLSQLGARVGLFDADIYGPNVPRMVDADQRPQATEEEQIIPPEKFGMKLMSMDFLVGKDDPVIWRGPMVHKVLTQLWEDVEWGHLDYMIVDLPPGTGDAQLTLLQSVPVTGSVIVTTPQEVALDDANKGLRMFGRHDTVVLGIAENMSGFTCPDCGSTHDVFGTGGGETFAAENELPFLGGVPLDPAVRTGGDEGAPIVLDEDSETGGAFRAITEKVANNVGVTKRQGQSQR encoded by the coding sequence ATGGACGAAGACGCCGTTCTCGACCGCCTGCGCGGGGTCGAGGACCCGGATCTCGGCGACGACATCGTCTCGCTGGGCCTCGTCAACGACGTCACGGTCGAGCCCGATCGGGTGTCGCTCTCGCTGGCGCTCGGCGCGCCGTACTCGCCGACCGAGACGGCGATCGCGAGCGAGGTCCGCGAGGCACTTTCCGATCTCGATCGCGAGCTCGAGCTCTCGGCGAACGTCGACAGCGGGCTCTCGGCCGACGAGCAGGTGCTGCCGAACGTCGAGAACGTCATCGCCGTGGCCTCGGGCAAGGGCGGGGTCGGGAAGTCGACGATGGCGGTCAACATCGCGGCGGGCCTCTCGCAGCTCGGCGCGCGCGTCGGGCTGTTCGACGCCGACATCTACGGGCCGAACGTCCCGCGGATGGTCGATGCCGACCAGCGCCCGCAGGCCACCGAGGAGGAGCAGATAATACCTCCCGAGAAGTTCGGAATGAAGCTGATGAGCATGGACTTCCTCGTCGGGAAGGACGACCCCGTGATCTGGCGGGGCCCGATGGTCCACAAGGTCCTCACGCAGCTCTGGGAGGACGTCGAGTGGGGCCACCTCGACTACATGATCGTCGACCTCCCGCCGGGGACGGGCGACGCCCAGCTGACGCTGCTCCAGAGCGTGCCCGTGACGGGCTCGGTGATAGTCACCACCCCCCAGGAGGTCGCGCTCGACGACGCGAACAAGGGGCTTCGGATGTTCGGGCGCCACGACACCGTCGTGCTGGGGATCGCCGAGAACATGTCCGGGTTCACCTGCCCCGACTGCGGCTCGACCCACGACGTCTTCGGGACGGGCGGCGGCGAGACGTTCGCCGCCGAGAACGAGCTGCCGTTCCTCGGGGGGGTGCCCCTCGACCCCGCCGTCAGGACCGGGGGCGACGAGGGGGCGCCGATCGTCCTCGACGAGGACAGCGAGACGGGCGGGGCGTTCCGGGCGATCACCGAGAAGGTCGCGAACAACGTCGGGGTCACGAAGCGCCAAGGACAGAGCCAGCGATGA
- the moaA gene encoding GTP 3',8-cyclase MoaA yields the protein MSVLADDYGREVTGVRISLTDRCNFDCVYCHNEGLGDTRGPMDPQDDEMTADEVVRFLEVASEFGVGKVKFTGGEPMLRDDLEEIIRRTPDHMEVSLTTNGTFLPGRAEGLVEAGLDRVNVSQDALEPKAFAEITKSGAYDKVIEGVHAALDAGLDPVKLNMVVFEHTAGYVPEMVDHVAENDGLQLQLIQYMPELTGKPEWNIDIERVHGWLEEQATRVERREMHHRARYWIENESGDGEGMVEIVDPVENPEFCANCHRVRVTHEGYLKGCLNRNDDLRPMGEMSKAEIRETYRETVANRVPFYGEYMIRDGNGGWEMNDEYVDA from the coding sequence ATGAGTGTCCTCGCCGACGACTACGGACGGGAGGTGACGGGGGTTCGGATCTCCCTGACCGACCGGTGTAACTTCGACTGCGTGTACTGCCACAACGAGGGGCTCGGCGACACCCGGGGCCCGATGGACCCCCAGGACGACGAGATGACCGCCGACGAGGTCGTTCGATTCCTGGAGGTGGCGAGCGAGTTCGGCGTCGGGAAGGTGAAGTTCACCGGCGGCGAACCGATGCTCCGGGACGACCTGGAGGAGATCATCCGCCGGACACCCGATCACATGGAGGTCTCGCTGACCACCAACGGGACGTTCCTCCCCGGACGCGCCGAGGGGCTCGTCGAGGCGGGTCTCGATCGCGTCAACGTCTCGCAGGACGCGCTGGAGCCGAAGGCGTTCGCCGAGATCACGAAAAGCGGCGCCTACGACAAGGTGATCGAGGGGGTTCATGCGGCGCTCGACGCCGGGCTCGACCCGGTGAAGCTCAACATGGTCGTCTTCGAGCACACCGCGGGCTACGTCCCCGAGATGGTCGACCACGTCGCCGAGAACGACGGGCTCCAGCTCCAACTCATCCAGTACATGCCCGAGCTGACCGGAAAGCCCGAGTGGAACATCGACATCGAACGGGTCCACGGCTGGCTCGAGGAGCAGGCGACGAGGGTCGAACGCCGCGAGATGCACCACCGCGCGCGCTACTGGATCGAGAACGAGAGCGGTGACGGCGAGGGGATGGTCGAGATCGTCGACCCCGTCGAGAACCCCGAGTTCTGCGCGAACTGCCATCGGGTGCGGGTCACCCACGAGGGCTACCTGAAGGGCTGTCTGAACCGCAACGACGACCTCCGGCCGATGGGCGAGATGAGCAAGGCGGAGATCCGCGAGACCTACCGCGAGACCGTCGCGAACCGCGTTCCGTTCTACGGCGAGTACATGATCCGCGACGGCAACGGCGGCTGGGAGATGAACGACGAGTACGTCGACGCCTGA
- a CDS encoding NAD(P)/FAD-dependent oxidoreductase, translating into MEIGIVGAGIAGLGAAYELRGTDADVTLLEKSRGVGGRAATRRKNGCTYDHGANYVTPDPELEAFMRELGEPAGIDDPVWTFDAEETIEPGEDRDRPSLTYEDGIRRFAKEVLAECDAALETETRVESIAREGERWRVESEERRYGFDALALTPPAPRTAALLADTDWDAAIREELVEAIEAVPYRTILSLVLHYPFELDRPYYALVNTDKGHEISWFSREECKPGHVPDGESLLIVQMAPDWSLERYGEPEEAVAGAAAGLAADLLEEPPLESPDWTDCGRWRHALPDEGANTDVLARAEDDALYFAGDWVVGEGRVAAAFENGRELGERLLQQRDEPL; encoded by the coding sequence ATGGAGATCGGGATCGTCGGCGCCGGGATCGCGGGACTCGGCGCGGCGTACGAGCTGCGCGGGACCGACGCCGACGTGACACTGCTGGAGAAGAGTCGCGGGGTGGGCGGACGGGCCGCCACGCGGCGGAAGAACGGCTGTACCTACGATCACGGCGCGAACTACGTCACGCCCGACCCGGAGCTGGAGGCGTTCATGCGCGAACTCGGGGAGCCGGCCGGGATCGACGATCCCGTCTGGACGTTCGACGCCGAGGAGACCATCGAGCCGGGCGAGGACCGCGACCGGCCGTCGCTCACCTACGAGGACGGGATCAGGCGCTTCGCGAAGGAGGTCCTCGCGGAGTGCGACGCGGCCCTCGAAACCGAGACGAGGGTCGAGTCGATCGCCCGCGAGGGCGAGCGCTGGCGGGTCGAAAGCGAGGAGCGGAGGTACGGGTTCGACGCGCTCGCCCTGACGCCGCCGGCCCCGCGGACCGCCGCGCTCCTGGCCGATACCGACTGGGACGCTGCGATCCGAGAGGAGCTGGTCGAGGCGATCGAGGCGGTCCCCTATCGGACGATCCTCTCGCTGGTCCTGCACTATCCCTTCGAGCTCGATCGGCCCTACTACGCGCTGGTCAACACCGACAAGGGCCACGAGATCAGTTGGTTCTCGCGCGAGGAGTGCAAACCCGGTCACGTCCCCGACGGCGAGTCGCTCCTGATCGTCCAGATGGCGCCCGACTGGTCGCTCGAGCGCTACGGCGAGCCCGAGGAGGCGGTCGCGGGGGCGGCCGCGGGGCTGGCCGCCGACCTGCTCGAGGAGCCCCCGCTCGAGAGTCCCGACTGGACGGACTGCGGGCGCTGGCGCCACGCGCTGCCCGACGAGGGGGCAAACACCGACGTTCTCGCGCGCGCGGAGGACGACGCACTGTACTTCGCGGGCGACTGGGTCGTCGGCGAGGGGCGGGTCGCCGCGGCCTTCGAGAACGGGCGCGAACTGGGCGAGCGCCTACTCCAGCAGAGAGACGAGCCCCTCTAG
- a CDS encoding aspartate aminotransferase family protein has translation MSDERGSSRSVVERARTVIPGGAQTGLRAQAYDLGEIAFSGATGTTLETVEGETFTDYHLAFGPVVLGHGHPEVDDAVTETIDEGVLYGAATTPLEVEVAERVVDLLPSAERVNFCNSGTEATYHAIRLARAYTGNDRVIKFEGCYHGWHDYVDVGVYPPKERIGEKHPESAGMLPEAVEHTEVLPFNDPDAVEAALEEFDDVAAVICEPIPHSVGCLLPEEGFLASLREATAENGVPLIFDEVITGFRHSAHGIQDEFGVTPDLTTLAKAMGNGYPVAAVCGREELMAQAGGDNTSGVVISGTYSGHPVGLAAARETLRLLDEESVVEEISALGERYREGLEGLFAEHGIEGRVVGYGSVFAPQFGVTGEPRRYEDVLRLDEATFEEFARRMRERGQFFTPNPYKRQHLSWAHGEAELEGYLAAADEVLGSMMGT, from the coding sequence ATGAGCGACGAACGCGGATCGAGCCGCTCGGTCGTCGAGCGCGCCCGCACGGTGATCCCGGGCGGCGCACAGACCGGGTTGCGGGCGCAGGCCTACGACCTCGGCGAGATCGCCTTCTCGGGAGCGACGGGCACGACACTCGAGACCGTCGAGGGCGAGACGTTCACCGACTACCACCTCGCCTTCGGCCCGGTCGTTCTGGGTCACGGCCACCCCGAGGTGGACGACGCAGTCACGGAGACGATCGACGAGGGAGTGCTCTACGGGGCGGCGACCACGCCCCTGGAGGTCGAGGTCGCGGAGCGAGTCGTCGACCTGCTTCCGAGTGCCGAGCGAGTGAACTTCTGCAACAGCGGGACGGAGGCGACCTATCACGCGATCCGGCTCGCACGCGCGTACACCGGCAACGACCGGGTGATCAAGTTCGAGGGCTGCTACCACGGTTGGCACGACTACGTCGACGTGGGCGTCTATCCCCCGAAAGAGCGCATCGGCGAGAAACACCCCGAGTCGGCGGGGATGCTCCCCGAGGCGGTCGAGCACACCGAGGTCCTGCCGTTCAACGATCCCGATGCCGTCGAGGCCGCCCTCGAGGAGTTCGACGACGTCGCGGCGGTGATCTGCGAGCCGATCCCTCACTCGGTGGGCTGTCTGCTGCCCGAGGAAGGGTTCCTCGCGAGTCTGCGAGAAGCCACCGCCGAGAACGGCGTGCCGCTGATCTTCGACGAGGTGATCACCGGGTTCAGACACTCCGCCCACGGGATTCAGGACGAGTTCGGCGTGACGCCCGATCTGACCACGCTGGCGAAGGCGATGGGCAACGGCTACCCCGTCGCGGCGGTCTGCGGGCGCGAGGAGCTCATGGCCCAGGCCGGCGGCGACAACACCTCCGGCGTGGTGATCAGCGGGACCTACTCGGGCCATCCCGTGGGGCTCGCGGCGGCCCGCGAGACGCTCCGGCTGCTCGACGAGGAGTCCGTCGTCGAGGAGATATCTGCCCTGGGCGAGCGCTACCGCGAGGGGCTCGAGGGGCTGTTCGCGGAGCACGGGATCGAGGGGCGGGTCGTGGGCTACGGCAGCGTCTTCGCGCCCCAGTTCGGCGTGACGGGAGAGCCCCGGCGCTACGAGGACGTCCTCAGGCTCGACGAGGCGACGTTCGAGGAGTTCGCCCGCAGGATGCGCGAGCGCGGGCAGTTCTTCACGCCGAACCCCTACAAGCGCCAGCACCTCTCGTGGGCCCACGGCGAAGCCGAACTGGAGGGGTATCTCGCGGCCGCCGACGAGGTGCTGGGATCGATGATGGGGACGTGA
- a CDS encoding 30S ribosomal protein S13: MSAEDPEQQDGPEDDKDLRYFVRIGQTDLDGTKSVERSLSEMNGIGRRAARIIAQNAGISRTATFGRLDDDEIDAIVEEVEGFAENNPEWLANHQSYYSGEITHETGNDLELTRRQDINRLQMISAYRGVRHQRGQKVRGQRTRSTGRSEGTIGVNVEAIKEEQEEGGDE, translated from the coding sequence ATGAGTGCAGAAGACCCAGAACAACAGGACGGACCGGAGGACGACAAGGACCTTCGGTACTTCGTTCGCATCGGGCAGACGGACCTCGATGGGACGAAATCCGTCGAACGATCGCTGAGCGAGATGAACGGAATCGGCCGACGAGCGGCCAGAATCATCGCCCAGAACGCCGGTATTTCGCGTACCGCGACGTTCGGGCGACTCGACGACGACGAGATCGACGCGATCGTCGAAGAGGTCGAGGGGTTCGCCGAGAACAACCCCGAGTGGCTCGCGAACCATCAGAGCTACTACAGCGGCGAGATCACCCACGAGACGGGTAACGACCTCGAGCTCACCCGCCGGCAGGACATCAACCGCCTGCAGATGATCAGCGCCTACCGTGGCGTGCGCCACCAGCGCGGACAGAAGGTCCGCGGTCAGCGCACCCGTTCGACCGGGCGCTCGGAGGGGACCATCGGCGTCAACGTCGAGGCCATCAAGGAGGAGCAGGAGGAGGGAGGTGACGAGTAA
- a CDS encoding 30S ribosomal protein S4 produces MALGSNTKFYETPNHPFQGERIASEHSLVGRYGLKNKEELWRAQSELRSFRREARDLLGEAQGDAEDAASEGGEFLSRLQRLGILGDQEGLDDVLSLEVTDLLERRLQTIAYRKGLGNTPKQARQFISHGHVTIDGRRVTVPSYKVSVAEEDAVEFDENSPLADELHPERAEEQ; encoded by the coding sequence ATGGCGCTCGGTAGCAACACCAAGTTCTACGAGACGCCGAACCACCCCTTCCAGGGAGAGCGCATCGCCAGCGAGCACTCGCTGGTCGGTCGCTACGGCCTGAAGAACAAGGAGGAGCTCTGGCGCGCACAGTCCGAACTGCGCTCGTTCCGCCGGGAGGCGCGTGACCTGCTTGGCGAGGCGCAGGGAGACGCCGAGGACGCCGCCAGCGAGGGCGGCGAGTTCCTCTCGCGGCTCCAGCGGCTCGGTATCCTCGGCGACCAGGAGGGGCTCGACGACGTCCTGTCGCTCGAGGTCACCGACCTGCTCGAGCGCCGTCTACAGACGATTGCCTACCGGAAGGGCCTGGGCAACACGCCCAAGCAGGCCCGCCAGTTCATCTCCCACGGCCACGTCACGATCGACGGCCGGCGGGTGACGGTCCCCTCCTATAAGGTGAGCGTCGCCGAGGAGGACGCCGTCGAGTTCGACGAGAACAGCCCGCTCGCCGACGAACTACACCCCGAACGCGCGGAGGAACAATAA
- a CDS encoding 30S ribosomal protein S11 → MSESGDSKWGVAHVHASFNNTVITITDQTGAETIAKSSGGTVVKQNRDEASPYAAMQMAEVVAQEVLDAGIEGVHVRVRGPGGNRQQNPGPGAQATIRALARAGLEIGRIEDVTPIPHDGCRAPKNSGF, encoded by the coding sequence ATGAGCGAATCAGGAGACAGCAAGTGGGGCGTCGCGCACGTCCACGCGTCGTTCAACAACACGGTCATCACGATCACCGACCAGACCGGCGCCGAGACGATCGCGAAGTCCTCGGGCGGGACGGTCGTGAAACAGAACCGCGACGAGGCCTCGCCGTACGCGGCGATGCAGATGGCCGAGGTCGTCGCCCAGGAAGTGCTCGACGCCGGCATCGAGGGCGTTCACGTCCGCGTACGCGGGCCCGGCGGCAACCGCCAGCAGAACCCCGGCCCCGGTGCGCAGGCGACGATCCGCGCGCTCGCACGCGCGGGCCTCGAGATCGGCCGCATCGAGGACGTCACGCCGATCCCGCACGACGGCTGTCGTGCACCCAAAAACAGCGGGTTCTAG
- a CDS encoding DNA-directed RNA polymerase subunit D: MEGNFDVEVIEHEDRSARFLVRNATPAFANGIRRAMIADVPTLAIDTVRFIENSSVMFNEQLALRLGLVPLSTPDDYELGEEVTLALDVEGPATAYSGDLVSSDDQVGPAEQNVPIIELKEGQRLELEADAVLDVGREHAKHQGGVSVGYRHLQRVIVEGNREEFADEEANITRGVIETEEGDLIPTSEFGHDLSERYPGKELRVEDVPGAFVFHVETDGSMTVDELVDRAAASIGDRASELEDAVAL; this comes from the coding sequence ATGGAGGGGAACTTCGACGTCGAGGTCATCGAACACGAGGACCGAAGCGCACGGTTCCTCGTCCGGAACGCGACGCCCGCGTTCGCAAACGGCATCCGCCGGGCGATGATCGCGGACGTCCCGACGCTCGCGATCGACACCGTGCGCTTCATCGAGAACTCCTCGGTGATGTTCAACGAACAGCTCGCGCTCCGGCTCGGGCTCGTTCCGCTGTCGACGCCCGACGACTACGAGCTCGGCGAGGAAGTCACCCTCGCGCTCGACGTCGAGGGGCCCGCCACCGCCTACTCGGGCGACCTCGTCAGCTCGGACGATCAGGTCGGGCCCGCCGAACAGAACGTACCCATCATCGAGCTCAAGGAGGGCCAGCGACTGGAGCTGGAGGCCGACGCGGTGCTCGACGTCGGCCGCGAGCACGCCAAACATCAGGGCGGCGTCTCGGTCGGCTACCGACACCTCCAGCGCGTGATCGTCGAGGGCAACCGCGAGGAGTTCGCCGACGAGGAGGCGAACATCACCCGCGGCGTCATCGAGACCGAGGAGGGCGATCTGATCCCGACCAGCGAGTTCGGCCACGACCTCTCCGAGCGCTATCCCGGCAAGGAGCTGCGCGTCGAGGACGTCCCCGGCGCGTTCGTCTTCCACGTCGAGACGGACGGCTCGATGACGGTCGACGAGCTGGTCGACCGCGCCGCCGCCTCGATCGGCGACCGCGCGAGCGAGCTCGAAGACGCAGTCGCACTATAG
- a CDS encoding 50S ribosomal protein L18e, whose protein sequence is MSKTNPRLTSLIAECKSVSRESGADVWSDIADRLEKPRRTHAEVNLGRIERYATEDETVVVPGKVLGSGVLQKNVTVAAVSFSGTAETKIEQADGQVVQLEEVIEQNPEGSNVRVIA, encoded by the coding sequence ATGAGTAAGACCAATCCGAGGCTCACCAGTCTCATCGCCGAATGCAAGTCGGTTTCCCGCGAGTCGGGCGCCGACGTGTGGAGCGACATCGCAGACCGCCTCGAGAAACCACGCCGGACCCACGCGGAGGTCAACCTCGGTCGCATCGAACGGTACGCGACCGAGGACGAGACCGTCGTCGTGCCCGGCAAGGTTCTCGGCAGCGGTGTGCTGCAGAAGAACGTCACCGTCGCGGCCGTCTCCTTCTCGGGGACCGCCGAGACGAAGATCGAACAGGCCGATGGCCAGGTCGTGCAGTTGGAGGAGGTCATCGAACAGAACCCGGAGGGGAGCAACGTGAGGGTGATCGCATGA
- a CDS encoding 50S ribosomal protein L13 yields MSIAEFEADLVVDARDCILGRVASKVAEAAMDGQRVAVVNAESAVITGSEDDIMSVYRKRIDVGAENGPYYPKRPDGILKRSIRGMVPYKSTAGREAFENVRVYVGNPHDRDAEVLEGTSLDRLSNIKFVQLGEVSENLGANVTW; encoded by the coding sequence ATGAGCATCGCCGAGTTCGAGGCCGACCTCGTCGTCGACGCCCGGGACTGCATCCTGGGTCGCGTCGCGAGCAAGGTCGCCGAGGCGGCGATGGACGGCCAGCGCGTCGCCGTCGTGAACGCCGAATCGGCCGTGATCACCGGCAGCGAGGACGACATCATGAGCGTCTACCGAAAGCGCATCGACGTCGGCGCCGAGAACGGTCCGTACTACCCCAAGCGACCCGACGGCATCCTGAAACGCTCGATCCGCGGGATGGTCCCGTACAAGAGCACGGCGGGTCGCGAAGCGTTCGAGAACGTCCGCGTCTACGTCGGCAACCCCCACGACCGGGACGCGGAGGTCCTCGAGGGGACCTCGCTGGATCGGCTCTCGAACATCAAGTTCGTCCAGCTGGGCGAGGTAAGCGAGAACCTGGGGGCAAACGTCACATGGTAA
- a CDS encoding 30S ribosomal protein S9: protein MVTNTSGKKKTAVARATVQDGEGRVRINSQPVELVEPEISRLKMLEPFRIVDGIRDDVDIEVDVQGGGYNGQADAVRTAIARGLVEFRNDAELRDAYMEFDRSLLVNDVRQSEPKKWGGPGARARYQKSYR, encoded by the coding sequence ATGGTAACGAACACGAGCGGCAAGAAGAAGACGGCCGTCGCCCGCGCCACCGTGCAGGACGGCGAGGGGCGCGTTCGCATCAACTCCCAGCCAGTCGAGCTGGTCGAACCGGAGATCTCACGCCTGAAGATGCTCGAGCCGTTCCGCATCGTCGACGGCATCCGCGACGACGTCGACATCGAGGTCGACGTCCAGGGCGGCGGGTACAACGGACAGGCCGACGCGGTCCGGACCGCGATCGCCCGCGGGCTCGTCGAGTTCCGCAACGACGCCGAGCTGCGGGACGCCTACATGGAGTTCGACCGCTCGCTGCTGGTCAACGACGTGCGCCAGTCCGAACCGAAGAAGTGGGGCGGACCCGGTGCGCGGGCCCGCTACCAGAAGTCCTACCGTTAG
- a CDS encoding DNA-directed RNA polymerase subunit N, protein MMVPVRCFTCGSVVGEHWEAFTSRVDEGEDPAEVLDDLGVSRHCCRRMLVSHTDLVDVVAPYQ, encoded by the coding sequence ATGATGGTACCAGTCCGGTGTTTCACGTGTGGTAGCGTCGTCGGCGAGCACTGGGAGGCGTTTACCTCCCGCGTCGACGAGGGGGAGGACCCAGCCGAGGTGCTCGACGACCTCGGCGTCTCGCGACACTGCTGTCGCCGGATGCTCGTCTCGCACACCGATCTCGTCGACGTGGTGGCCCCCTACCAATGA
- a CDS encoding DNA-directed RNA polymerase subunit K — MTGQQFSRYEKARILGARALQVSYGAPVLIETDQSEPILIAAEEYDAGALPFTVGRGGK, encoded by the coding sequence ATGACGGGCCAACAGTTCAGCCGCTACGAGAAGGCCCGGATCCTCGGCGCGCGAGCGCTGCAGGTGTCCTACGGCGCGCCGGTGTTGATCGAGACCGACCAGTCCGAACCGATCCTCATCGCCGCCGAGGAGTACGACGCGGGGGCGCTGCCCTTCACCGTCGGGCGGGGTGGGAAATGA
- the eno gene encoding phosphopyruvate hydratase encodes MTQIAEIRLRRVLDSRANGTVEADVLTESGGFGRAAAPSGASTGEHEAIELAPEEAIAAARDRAVPRLVGEAYAGDQRGVDRALHAADGTDDFSEIGANSAVAISMAAAKAGADMLGAPLYQHLGGAFRGENFPVPLGNVIGGGEHAADATDIQEFLSAPVGAPSVTDAVFANAAVHAEVGDVLAERGIPAGKGDEGAWAPSVEDEVAFEIMAEATETMSDDVGFEIGFGLDVAAAEMFEDGEYQYSDRTRSTDEQVEYVADLVREYDLVYVEDPLDENDFEGFAELTDRVGEETLICGDDLFVTNTERLQRGIEQGSANSILIKPNQIGTLTDAFDAVELAGRNGLDAVISHRSGETEDTTIAHLAVATDAPFIKTGAAGGERTAKLNELIRIAEDAL; translated from the coding sequence ATGACGCAGATCGCCGAGATCCGGCTTCGCCGAGTGCTCGACTCGCGGGCCAACGGCACCGTCGAGGCCGACGTACTCACCGAGAGCGGCGGCTTCGGGCGCGCTGCGGCCCCGAGCGGTGCGAGCACGGGCGAGCACGAGGCGATCGAGCTCGCTCCCGAGGAGGCGATCGCCGCGGCCCGCGACCGGGCCGTCCCCCGACTCGTCGGCGAGGCCTACGCGGGCGACCAGCGCGGCGTCGACAGGGCGCTGCACGCCGCCGACGGCACCGACGACTTCTCGGAGATCGGCGCGAACAGCGCCGTCGCGATCAGCATGGCCGCCGCCAAGGCCGGCGCGGACATGCTCGGCGCGCCGCTGTACCAGCATCTCGGTGGCGCGTTCCGGGGCGAGAACTTCCCGGTACCCCTGGGCAACGTCATCGGTGGCGGCGAACACGCCGCCGACGCGACCGACATCCAGGAGTTCCTCTCGGCGCCGGTCGGCGCACCGAGCGTCACCGACGCCGTATTCGCGAACGCCGCGGTCCACGCCGAGGTCGGCGACGTCCTCGCAGAGCGCGGCATCCCTGCAGGTAAGGGCGACGAGGGCGCGTGGGCGCCCTCGGTCGAGGACGAGGTGGCCTTCGAGATCATGGCCGAGGCGACCGAGACCATGAGCGACGACGTCGGCTTCGAGATCGGCTTCGGGCTCGACGTCGCGGCCGCCGAGATGTTCGAGGACGGCGAGTACCAGTACTCGGATCGCACCCGCTCGACCGACGAGCAGGTCGAGTACGTCGCCGACCTCGTCCGGGAGTACGACCTGGTCTACGTCGAGGATCCCCTCGACGAGAACGACTTCGAGGGCTTCGCCGAGCTCACCGACCGGGTGGGCGAGGAGACGCTGATCTGTGGGGACGACCTGTTCGTCACCAACACCGAGCGCCTACAGCGCGGGATCGAACAGGGATCGGCCAACTCGATCCTGATCAAGCCCAACCAGATCGGCACGCTGACGGACGCCTTCGACGCGGTCGAGCTCGCGGGGCGAAACGGGCTCGACGCGGTGATCTCCCATCGCTCGGGCGAGACCGAGGACACGACGATCGCACACCTCGCCGTGGCGACCGACGCCCCGTTCATCAAGACGGGCGCGGCCGGCGGCGAGCGAACCGCCAAACTCAACGAACTCATCCGCATCGCGGAGGACGCATTATGA
- the rpsB gene encoding 30S ribosomal protein S2, producing the protein MSNDPDQDGLEAAEEEIDEEPEPEAGGDPDVDPDEDVRAENEEPSADADTDSDIEELDVEAEAEEEDTGPTFDEDVMPDEEADLLIPVEEYLGAGAHIGTQQKTQDMERFIHRVRTDGLYVLDVSKTDQRIRTAADFLSNYDPEQVLVTSSRQYGRFPAEKFAESIGARARTGRFIPGTLTNPKYDGYIEPDVLVVTDPIGDAQAVTEAITVGIPVIAMCDSNNSTSNVDLVIPTNNKGRKALSVVYWLLANETLDRRGADTVYALEDFESGI; encoded by the coding sequence ATGAGCAACGACCCAGACCAAGACGGGCTCGAGGCGGCCGAGGAGGAGATCGACGAGGAACCCGAACCCGAAGCGGGCGGGGACCCCGACGTCGATCCCGACGAGGACGTCCGAGCCGAGAACGAGGAACCGAGCGCCGACGCCGACACCGACTCCGATATCGAGGAGCTCGACGTCGAGGCCGAGGCAGAAGAAGAGGACACCGGGCCGACGTTCGACGAGGACGTCATGCCCGACGAGGAGGCCGACCTCCTCATCCCGGTCGAGGAGTACCTCGGCGCGGGCGCCCACATCGGGACCCAGCAGAAGACCCAGGACATGGAGCGCTTCATCCACCGCGTGCGCACGGATGGGCTGTACGTGCTGGACGTCTCGAAGACCGACCAGCGCATCCGCACCGCTGCGGACTTCCTCTCGAACTACGACCCCGAGCAGGTGCTGGTGACTTCCTCGCGGCAGTACGGTCGGTTCCCGGCCGAGAAGTTCGCCGAGTCCATCGGCGCGCGCGCCCGTACGGGCCGGTTCATCCCGGGGACGTTGACGAACCCCAAGTACGACGGCTACATCGAACCCGACGTGCTCGTGGTGACCGACCCGATCGGCGACGCACAGGCCGTCACCGAGGCGATCACCGTCGGTATCCCCGTGATCGCGATGTGTGACTCGAACAACTCGACGAGCAACGTCGACCTCGTCATCCCGACGAACAACAAGGGTCGCAAGGCCCTCTCCGTCGTCTACTGGCTGCTGGCCAACGAGACGCTCGACCGCCGCGGTGCCGACACGGTCTACGCGCTCGAGGACTTCGAGAGCGGGATCTGA